The following are encoded together in the Paludisphaera mucosa genome:
- a CDS encoding DUF58 domain-containing protein, producing the protein MTAEAATPLLDPEFLHKLEQLELVSRKIIVGRMKGERKSRRRGTSVEFAEHRPYAAGDDLRHIDWNAYGRLDRLFLKLFLEEEDLHVHTLVDSSLSMGFGEPSKLHYAKQVAAALAFVGLVNNDRIILEAFASRLQAGIPNIRGRSQMWRIVDYLERLQPSGESDLTAAARDFALRRGGKGVVVVISDFLDKHGYEDALRYLLARKMDVFVIHVLSREEVEPELVGDLRLVDCEDDEEADVTVSAPLLKRYKENLDAFVGGLRDYCTRRGITYVFTTNQYPFDKLVLNYLRERGLLK; encoded by the coding sequence ATGACCGCCGAGGCCGCGACGCCGCTCCTGGACCCCGAGTTCCTGCACAAGCTCGAACAGCTCGAGCTGGTCAGCCGCAAGATCATCGTGGGCCGCATGAAGGGCGAGCGCAAGAGCCGGCGGCGGGGGACCTCGGTCGAGTTCGCCGAGCACCGCCCGTACGCGGCCGGCGACGACCTGCGGCACATCGACTGGAACGCCTACGGCCGGCTCGACCGCCTCTTCCTCAAGCTCTTTTTGGAGGAGGAGGACCTGCACGTCCACACGCTCGTCGACTCCAGCCTGTCGATGGGCTTCGGCGAGCCTTCCAAGCTGCACTACGCCAAGCAGGTGGCCGCGGCCCTGGCGTTCGTCGGCCTGGTGAACAACGACCGGATCATCCTCGAAGCGTTCGCCTCGCGGCTCCAGGCGGGGATCCCCAACATCCGGGGCCGCTCGCAAATGTGGAGGATCGTCGACTACCTGGAGCGGCTCCAGCCGTCGGGCGAGAGCGACCTCACCGCCGCCGCCCGCGACTTCGCCCTCCGCCGCGGGGGCAAAGGGGTCGTCGTCGTCATCTCCGACTTCCTCGACAAGCACGGCTACGAGGACGCCCTGCGCTACCTGCTGGCGCGCAAGATGGACGTCTTCGTCATCCACGTCTTGAGCCGCGAAGAGGTCGAGCCCGAGCTGGTCGGCGACCTCCGCCTGGTCGACTGCGAGGACGACGAGGAGGCCGACGTCACCGTCTCCGCCCCGCTCCTGAAGCGCTACAAGGAGAACCTCGACGCCTTCGTCGGCGGCCTCCGCGACTACTGCACCCGACGCGGGATCACGTACGTCTTCACCACCAACCAGTACCCCTTCGACAAGCTCGTGCTCAACTACCTGCGCGAGCGTGGGCTCCTCAAATGA
- a CDS encoding NHL repeat-containing protein codes for MKQAGANPGWVRRLASLAIACAAVGCDGGGASTADLVWGVHGTKAGWLHKPRVAAFDDEDHLYLADLTDRIQVFDRDGNYLRGWRTPDFNVDGPSGLTVDRHGRLLVADTHFYRVLVYDAKGGLLLQIGDGVQGTTPGRFGYPTDVVIDRAGNFYVSEYGENDRIQVFSPEGRWLRQWGGHGYEPGEFLRPRAMAIDADDRIYVADSCNHRIQVFDVDGKLLRMWGTRGAGPGEMSYPYDLSLAPDGSLIVCEYGNSRVQKFSREGKSLATWGGPGRRPGELYNPWALAVDSRGVVSVIDSNNHRVQRFRL; via the coding sequence GTGAAGCAGGCGGGGGCCAATCCGGGATGGGTCCGGCGACTCGCGAGCCTCGCGATCGCCTGCGCGGCGGTCGGCTGCGACGGCGGCGGGGCGTCGACGGCGGACCTCGTCTGGGGCGTCCACGGCACGAAGGCCGGCTGGCTGCACAAGCCCCGCGTCGCGGCGTTCGACGACGAGGACCACCTCTACCTCGCCGACCTCACCGACCGCATCCAGGTCTTCGACCGCGACGGCAACTACCTCCGCGGCTGGCGCACGCCCGACTTCAACGTCGACGGCCCCAGCGGCCTGACGGTCGACCGCCACGGCCGACTGCTCGTGGCCGACACCCACTTCTACCGCGTCCTGGTGTACGACGCGAAGGGCGGGCTGCTGCTCCAGATCGGCGACGGCGTGCAGGGGACGACCCCGGGACGCTTCGGCTACCCGACCGACGTGGTGATCGACCGGGCGGGGAACTTCTACGTGTCGGAGTACGGCGAGAACGACCGGATCCAGGTCTTCTCGCCCGAGGGCCGGTGGCTCCGCCAGTGGGGCGGCCACGGCTACGAGCCCGGCGAGTTCCTCCGCCCGCGCGCCATGGCGATCGACGCCGACGACCGGATCTACGTCGCCGACTCCTGCAACCACCGGATCCAGGTCTTCGACGTCGACGGCAAACTGCTGAGGATGTGGGGGACGCGGGGCGCGGGGCCCGGCGAGATGAGCTATCCTTACGACCTGTCCCTCGCCCCCGACGGCTCGCTGATCGTCTGCGAATACGGCAACAGCCGCGTCCAGAAGTTCAGCCGCGAGGGCAAGTCGCTGGCGACCTGGGGAGGACCCGGCCGCCGGCCCGGCGAGCTGTACAACCCCTGGGCCCTGGCCGTCGACTCGCGCGGCGTCGTCTCGGTGATCGACTCGAACAACCACCGCGTGCAACGGTTCCGGCTCTGA
- a CDS encoding AAA family ATPase, with product MADDAPSRGADMEARAGEFRDRYNQVKGEIAKVIVGHDEIVHGVLTCLFVGGHALLEGVPGLGKTLLVRTLADALSLDFNRIQFTPDLMPADVVGTNVIAETPDGRREFQFQRGPIFSQIVLADEINRATPKTQSALLEAMQEHSVTVGGTIHRLKEPFFVMATQNPIEQEGTYPLPEAQLDRFLFKLVVGYSTREELATILDRTTRNDRPQAEKVLDGDDLIRFQKLVREIIVAPHVQDYAIRLALATHPQGPFAAAVTNQYVRWGSSPRGVQTLVLAAKVRALLDGRYNVSFEDLRRVYLPALRHRVLLNFEAQAEGIDPDEVLLKVLDSVPEKAETSAAVA from the coding sequence ATGGCTGACGACGCGCCCTCGAGAGGGGCCGACATGGAGGCGCGGGCCGGCGAGTTCCGCGACCGCTACAACCAGGTGAAGGGGGAGATCGCCAAGGTCATCGTCGGCCACGACGAGATCGTCCACGGCGTGCTCACCTGCCTGTTCGTCGGCGGCCACGCGCTGCTGGAGGGGGTGCCGGGGCTGGGCAAGACGCTGCTGGTGCGGACGCTGGCCGACGCGCTCTCGCTCGACTTCAACCGCATCCAGTTCACGCCCGACCTGATGCCGGCCGACGTCGTCGGCACCAACGTGATCGCCGAGACGCCCGACGGCCGCCGCGAGTTCCAGTTCCAGCGCGGGCCGATCTTCTCGCAGATCGTCCTGGCCGACGAGATCAACCGCGCCACGCCCAAGACCCAGTCGGCCCTGCTGGAGGCCATGCAGGAGCACTCCGTGACCGTCGGCGGCACGATCCACCGGCTCAAGGAGCCGTTCTTCGTCATGGCGACGCAGAACCCGATCGAGCAGGAAGGGACGTATCCGCTGCCGGAGGCCCAGCTCGACCGCTTCCTGTTCAAGCTCGTCGTCGGCTACTCCACCCGCGAGGAGTTGGCGACGATCCTCGATCGCACGACCCGCAACGATCGCCCCCAGGCTGAGAAGGTGCTCGACGGCGACGACCTGATCCGCTTCCAGAAGCTCGTCCGCGAGATCATCGTCGCCCCCCACGTCCAGGATTACGCGATCCGCCTGGCGTTGGCCACCCATCCCCAGGGCCCGTTCGCGGCCGCCGTGACGAACCAGTACGTCCGCTGGGGCAGCAGCCCGCGCGGGGTGCAGACGCTCGTCCTGGCGGCCAAGGTGCGCGCCCTGCTCGACGGTCGGTACAATGTGTCGTTCGAAGACCTTCGCCGGGTCTACCTCCCGGCCCTCCGGCACCGGGTCCTCCTCAACTTCGAGGCCCAGGCCGAGGGGATCGACCCCGACGAGGTGCTCCTGAAGGTTCTGGACTCGGTCCCCGAGAAGGCCGAGACCAGCGCCGCCGTGGCGTGA
- a CDS encoding VWA domain-containing protein, with translation MLGNLSISFGRPLWLVLIPLILIPLIAMGRGGLSGMGRGRRALAILLRAAVVTLIVLALAEMQSVRRSERLTTMFLIDASQSIPREQEKAALDYAAEASRKRRKDDLVGVVVFGASPRVEVPPAPSELNLMGIESSIDAENTDVAAALKLALASFPEDTARRVVILSDGNENRGSLLEQALAAKGLNVQVDVVPIEYHYDKEVLVEKVAIPPDVKKGETVNINVVVRASEPSRGSLQVFQKTDGHTGVAAGNEKPTPVELQRGINVFTLKQLITESNFYTFTAEFTPEAGGGDRRAINNVAEGFTHARGKAQVLLIEGTAGEHAELVKALREKEIEVRTLTAPRIDGSGGVGGDPLPTDVAQLQPFDAVILANVPKEAFTEAQHQLLASNCHDLGAGLIMLGGRDSFGAGGWMNTPVEKALPVDMQIKALKVQGLGAMVLIMHASEIPEGNYWQKVVAKAAINALSTYDYAGMLHWEGQEAWLFTLRPIGSGRPSMLRAVDRMTPGDMPDFDPSLVKAMTGLNAVRDAMSKHIVIISDGDPTPPTPGVLSQLAASKITVTAVLTAAHGSDPGAFSVMQNIARRTKGRFYNVTNPKALPQIYQKEARTISRPLIFEQETPWLAKLQSPITEPVMGLTGALPPISGLVLTSLKENELVEAPILSPLPGGQVNPVLAHWTYGLGRSVAFTSDAGRRWARTWPDWDNYAAFWSQVVRWAMRPAEQGNLTMSVRREDGRIKIAVDALDKEDQFLNFLQIQGNVVDPDLKASPIVLSQTAPGRYEATFEGADRRGNYFVNLGYRGPDKAQGVVSSGISVPYSDEYRELRSNPTTLQTAAGLTDGLEVAWKTAPDGRIDLARTLEGVDHFRRDPGLTIPRAFRPLWPVLLWSAALLFLGDVAVRRIAVDFERAFRKLGEAWRRFRGEEVEVRSDYLDQLKSRKAEVGEQLDRSRFASRFQDADAPEAATAGAAEPPTSAPAADRPKPARPGPGEAGAGLAPEALKPEEAGYTNRLLKAKRRVWEERDKGDAE, from the coding sequence ATGCTGGGAAACCTCTCGATCAGCTTCGGCCGGCCGCTCTGGCTGGTGCTGATCCCGCTGATCCTGATCCCCCTGATCGCGATGGGCCGCGGCGGCCTGTCGGGGATGGGGCGGGGCCGGCGCGCCCTGGCGATCCTCCTGCGGGCGGCGGTCGTGACGTTGATCGTGCTGGCTCTCGCCGAGATGCAGTCGGTGCGGCGGTCCGAGCGGCTGACGACCATGTTCCTGATCGACGCCTCGCAGAGCATCCCCCGCGAGCAGGAGAAGGCGGCGCTCGACTACGCGGCCGAGGCCTCGCGAAAGCGGCGGAAGGACGACCTGGTCGGCGTCGTCGTCTTCGGCGCCAGCCCGCGCGTCGAGGTCCCGCCCGCCCCCAGCGAGCTGAACCTGATGGGGATCGAGTCGTCGATCGACGCCGAGAACACCGACGTCGCCGCGGCGCTCAAGCTGGCCCTGGCCTCGTTCCCCGAGGACACGGCGCGGCGGGTGGTGATCCTCTCCGACGGCAACGAGAACCGCGGCAGCCTGCTGGAGCAGGCGCTCGCCGCCAAGGGCCTGAACGTCCAGGTCGACGTGGTCCCGATCGAGTATCACTACGACAAGGAAGTGCTCGTCGAGAAGGTGGCGATCCCCCCCGACGTGAAGAAGGGGGAGACGGTCAACATCAACGTCGTCGTCCGGGCCAGCGAGCCCTCGCGCGGCTCGCTCCAGGTCTTCCAGAAGACCGACGGCCACACGGGAGTCGCCGCCGGCAACGAGAAGCCCACGCCCGTCGAGCTGCAGCGCGGGATCAACGTCTTCACGCTCAAGCAGCTGATCACGGAATCGAACTTCTACACGTTCACCGCCGAGTTCACCCCCGAGGCCGGCGGCGGCGACAGGCGGGCGATCAACAACGTCGCCGAGGGCTTCACCCACGCCCGCGGCAAGGCGCAGGTGCTCTTGATCGAGGGGACCGCCGGCGAGCACGCCGAGCTGGTCAAGGCCCTCCGCGAGAAGGAGATCGAGGTCCGGACGCTCACGGCCCCGCGGATCGACGGCTCCGGGGGCGTCGGCGGCGACCCCCTGCCGACCGACGTCGCCCAGCTCCAGCCGTTCGACGCCGTCATCCTCGCCAACGTCCCCAAGGAGGCGTTCACCGAGGCCCAGCACCAGCTGCTGGCCTCCAACTGCCACGACCTGGGCGCGGGCCTGATCATGCTGGGGGGCCGCGACAGCTTCGGCGCCGGCGGCTGGATGAACACGCCCGTCGAGAAGGCCCTGCCGGTCGACATGCAGATCAAGGCCCTGAAGGTGCAGGGCCTGGGGGCGATGGTCCTGATCATGCACGCCAGCGAGATCCCCGAGGGGAACTACTGGCAGAAGGTCGTCGCCAAGGCGGCCATCAACGCCCTCTCCACCTACGACTACGCCGGCATGCTCCACTGGGAGGGCCAGGAGGCCTGGCTGTTCACCCTGCGGCCGATCGGCTCGGGCCGGCCGAGCATGCTGCGGGCCGTCGACCGCATGACCCCCGGCGACATGCCCGACTTCGACCCCTCGCTCGTCAAGGCGATGACCGGCCTGAACGCCGTGCGCGACGCCATGAGCAAGCACATCGTCATCATCAGCGACGGCGACCCCACGCCCCCCACCCCGGGCGTGCTCAGCCAGCTCGCCGCCAGCAAGATCACCGTCACGGCCGTCCTCACCGCCGCGCACGGCAGCGACCCGGGCGCGTTCTCGGTCATGCAGAACATCGCCCGCCGCACCAAAGGCCGGTTCTACAACGTGACCAATCCCAAGGCCCTCCCCCAGATCTACCAGAAGGAGGCGAGGACGATCTCGCGCCCCCTGATCTTCGAGCAGGAGACGCCCTGGCTGGCGAAGCTGCAGAGCCCGATCACCGAGCCCGTCATGGGCCTGACCGGGGCGCTGCCGCCGATCTCGGGCCTGGTGCTGACGAGCCTGAAGGAGAACGAGCTGGTCGAGGCGCCGATCCTCTCGCCGCTGCCGGGCGGGCAGGTGAACCCGGTGCTCGCCCACTGGACCTACGGCCTGGGCCGCTCGGTGGCGTTCACGTCCGACGCCGGACGGCGGTGGGCGCGCACCTGGCCCGACTGGGACAACTACGCCGCCTTCTGGTCGCAGGTCGTCCGCTGGGCGATGCGGCCCGCCGAGCAGGGCAACCTGACGATGAGCGTCCGCCGCGAGGACGGCCGGATCAAGATCGCGGTCGACGCGCTCGACAAGGAGGACCAGTTCCTCAACTTCCTGCAGATCCAGGGGAACGTCGTCGACCCCGACCTGAAGGCGTCGCCCATCGTCCTCAGCCAGACCGCCCCCGGGCGCTACGAGGCGACCTTCGAGGGCGCCGACCGCCGCGGCAACTACTTCGTGAACCTGGGCTACCGCGGGCCCGACAAGGCCCAGGGGGTCGTCTCCAGCGGGATCTCGGTCCCCTACTCCGACGAGTACCGCGAGCTGCGCTCGAACCCGACGACGCTGCAGACGGCCGCCGGCCTGACCGACGGCCTGGAGGTGGCGTGGAAGACCGCGCCCGACGGCCGCATCGACCTGGCCCGCACCCTCGAAGGCGTCGACCACTTCCGGCGCGACCCGGGCCTGACGATCCCCCGGGCCTTCCGCCCGCTCTGGCCGGTCCTGCTCTGGTCGGCCGCCCTGCTCTTCCTCGGCGACGTCGCGGTGCGGCGGATCGCCGTCGACTTCGAGCGGGCCTTCCGCAAGCTGGGCGAGGCCTGGCGGCGGTTCCGCGGCGAGGAGGTCGAGGTCCGCAGCGACTACCTCGACCAGCTCAAGTCGCGCAAGGCCGAGGTCGGCGAGCAGCTCGACCGCTCCCGCTTCGCCTCGCGGTTCCAGGACGCCGACGCGCCCGAGGCCGCGACGGCAGGTGCCGCCGAGCCGCCGACCTCCGCCCCGGCCGCCGACCGCCCCAAGCCCGCCCGCCCCGGCCCCGGCGAGGCCGGCGCCGGCCTCGCCCCCGAGGCCCTGAAGCCCGAGGAGGCCGGCTACACCAACCGCCTCCTCAAGGCCAAACGCCGCGTCTGGGAAGAGCGGGACAAGGGGGACGCGGAATGA
- a CDS encoding Rieske (2Fe-2S) protein: MGGWLYLCRFDEIPEGRGRTVEAAGARLAVLRDGDAVTVLFDRCPHAGGSLGSGWIEDHEVLCPLHRWRFRLRDGRCTTIPGHSANVVESRVESGEVWGRIGQG; encoded by the coding sequence ATGGGCGGATGGCTCTATCTCTGCCGGTTCGACGAGATCCCCGAAGGCCGCGGCCGGACGGTCGAGGCCGCCGGCGCGCGGCTGGCGGTGCTCCGCGACGGCGACGCCGTCACGGTCCTCTTCGACCGCTGCCCGCACGCCGGCGGCTCCCTCGGCTCGGGCTGGATCGAGGACCACGAGGTCCTCTGCCCGCTGCACCGCTGGCGGTTCCGCCTCCGCGACGGCCGCTGCACCACCATCCCCGGCCACTCGGCGAACGTCGTCGAGAGCCGTGTGGAGTCGGGCGAGGTCTGGGGGCGGATCGGCCAGGGATGA
- a CDS encoding DUF1559 family PulG-like putative transporter, producing the protein MSRRAFTLIELLVVIAIIAVLIALLLPAVQSAREAARKIQCTNNLKQLGLAIHNYIQANGAVPPTGGYYTAANLVWQRHSMKTRILPYMEQTAAMNAINFDVSPVKPSTGAGYAVGRLINGTAGAIQISSFLCPSDANAGNTGLNQASGSPISFPIGLSNYPNNVGTNRAYTGGRINGPAYYVGGSAHSAATSDSPADVGSAATIASITDGLSNTVIFSEWVKGSDGARRAGLNLMYYQAAGIGTSGSNEADYQICLRTNSANPWDYKGEYWMSGDVGRGGGYHHISPPNSKSCKADGSFSDGWNSGWLISASSFHPGGVNTAFCDGSVRFIKNSIDRETWRALGTMAGGEIVSSDAY; encoded by the coding sequence GTGTCGCGACGAGCCTTTACGCTGATCGAGCTGCTGGTGGTGATCGCCATCATCGCCGTCCTGATCGCGCTCCTATTGCCCGCCGTGCAGTCCGCCCGCGAGGCGGCCCGCAAGATCCAGTGCACGAACAACCTGAAGCAGCTCGGCCTGGCGATCCACAACTACATCCAGGCGAACGGCGCGGTGCCGCCGACCGGCGGCTACTATACGGCGGCCAACCTGGTCTGGCAGCGGCACTCGATGAAGACGCGGATCCTGCCCTACATGGAGCAGACCGCGGCCATGAACGCGATCAATTTCGACGTCTCGCCGGTCAAGCCCAGCACGGGCGCCGGCTACGCCGTCGGCCGGCTGATCAACGGCACGGCCGGGGCCATCCAGATCAGCAGCTTCCTCTGCCCGTCCGACGCCAACGCGGGCAACACCGGGCTGAATCAGGCCAGCGGCAGCCCGATCAGCTTCCCCATCGGCCTGTCGAACTACCCGAACAACGTCGGCACGAACCGCGCCTACACCGGCGGCCGGATCAACGGCCCGGCCTATTACGTCGGCGGGAGCGCCCACTCGGCGGCCACGAGCGACTCGCCGGCCGACGTCGGCTCGGCGGCCACCATCGCCTCGATCACCGACGGCCTGAGCAACACCGTGATCTTCAGCGAGTGGGTCAAGGGGAGCGACGGGGCCCGCAGGGCCGGCCTGAACCTCATGTACTATCAGGCGGCCGGAATCGGGACGTCGGGGTCGAACGAGGCCGACTACCAGATCTGCCTGCGGACGAACTCCGCCAACCCCTGGGACTACAAGGGCGAGTACTGGATGTCGGGCGACGTCGGCCGGGGCGGCGGCTACCACCACATCAGCCCCCCCAACTCGAAGTCGTGCAAGGCCGACGGCTCGTTCTCCGACGGCTGGAACTCGGGCTGGCTCATCTCCGCCAGCTCGTTCCACCCCGGCGGCGTCAACACGGCCTTCTGCGACGGCTCCGTCCGGTTCATCAAGAACTCGATCGACCGCGAAACCTGGCGCGCCCTGGGGACTATGGCGGGCGGCGAGATCGTCAGCTCCGACGCCTACTGA
- a CDS encoding metallophosphoesterase — protein MNLADDVDYPIIAVGDLHGRRRELERLVAALERRPEWPDCALVFLGDYVDRGPDSRGTIDLVLELLRRPAGGSAVMGNHDLALIRSARLDGGPLSPYWIDRYKAIYDCEATFASYLGRPARLGVDAGPEPFDALREAMPEAHRAFLTGLRWVVEAPGHLFLHCGLSPELEAGAVEQVAALRARRWDRAAMRPRADSVTAMLWEDEYPVWLGADRSLSASPSPFPGKVQVTGHERVARPEADAVRIRLDTGGGYGEPTACLLRSPDAAPEFIRGR, from the coding sequence ATGAACCTCGCCGACGACGTGGACTACCCGATCATCGCCGTCGGCGACCTGCACGGCCGCCGGCGCGAGCTGGAGCGGCTGGTCGCCGCGCTCGAACGCCGGCCCGAGTGGCCCGACTGCGCCCTCGTCTTCCTGGGCGACTACGTCGACCGCGGCCCCGACTCGCGGGGGACGATCGACCTCGTCCTGGAGCTGCTCCGGCGGCCGGCCGGGGGCTCGGCCGTCATGGGCAACCACGACCTGGCCCTAATCCGCTCGGCGAGGCTCGACGGAGGCCCGCTCTCGCCGTACTGGATCGACCGCTACAAGGCGATCTACGACTGCGAGGCCACCTTCGCCTCGTACCTGGGCCGTCCCGCGCGGCTCGGCGTCGACGCCGGCCCCGAGCCCTTCGACGCCCTCCGGGAGGCGATGCCCGAGGCGCACCGGGCGTTCCTGACCGGCCTGCGCTGGGTCGTCGAGGCGCCGGGACACCTCTTCCTGCACTGCGGCCTCTCGCCCGAACTGGAGGCGGGGGCCGTCGAGCAGGTCGCGGCGCTTCGGGCCCGGCGCTGGGATCGGGCGGCGATGCGGCCCCGGGCCGACTCGGTGACGGCGATGCTCTGGGAGGACGAGTACCCCGTCTGGCTGGGGGCCGACCGCAGCCTCTCCGCCTCGCCCTCGCCCTTCCCGGGCAAGGTGCAGGTCACCGGCCACGAGCGCGTCGCCCGGCCCGAGGCCGACGCCGTCCGCATCCGGCTGGACACCGGCGGCGGCTACGGCGAGCCGACCGCCTGCCTGCTCCGCTCGCCAGACGCCGCGCCCGAGTTCATCCGGGGGCGATGA